The segment CGCTGCCACCGTCGCGCTGCGAACCATCATGGCTCAGCCCTGCGGCCGCAGATGCGGAAACAGCAACACGTCACGAATCGACGGCGAATCGGTAAGCAGCATCACCAGTCGATCGATCCCGATGCCCACGCCAGCCGTGGGCGGCATTCCGTACTCGAGTGCCGTGATGTAGTCGGCATCGTAGTGCATTGCCTCGTTGTCGCCCCCCTCCTTCATTGCGACCTGCGCACGGAAGCGTGCCGCCTGGTCCTCCGGGTCATTCAGCTCCGAGAAACCATTGGCGATTTCACGCCCGCCGATGAACAGTTCGAAGCGGTCGGTGATGAAAGGATCTTCATCGTTGCAGCGTGCGAGCGGCGACACCTCGGTGGGATACGCGGTGACGAAAGTCGGCTGACGCAGCCGTGATTCGACCGTTTTCTCGAAGACCTCGATCTGGATCTTGCCGAGCCCCCATGAGGCACTCACCTCGATGCCCAAATGCTCGGCTACGTGACGCGCGCGTTCACGCGAGGCGATATCGTCTCCGCTCAGCTTCGGATTGAAGCGCAGGATGGCGTCGAAAACCGTGATCCGTTCGAAAGGCTGGCCGAAATCGTACTGCTCACCCTGGTAGTCGACCAGCGTGCCGCCAGTGGCACGCACCGCAGCCTCCCGCAACATGCCTTCGGTCAGGCCCATCGCATCGCGGTAATCCACGTAGGCCCAGTACAGCTCCAGCATCGTGAACTCGGGATTGTGCCGCGTCGACAGCCCCTCGTTGCGAAAGTTGCGCGCGATCTCGAACACGCGCTCGAAGCCGCCGACGACGAGCCGCTTCAGGTACAGCTCGGGTGCGATGCGCAGGAACATCTCGAGATCGAGCGCGTGGTGGAACGTCACGAACGGACGTGCTGCTGCGCCACCCGGAATGAGCTGCATCGCCGGTGTTTCGACCTCGAGGAAATCACGGTCGGTGAGGTAGTCGCGCAGCGCATCCACCACGCGCGAGCGTGTCCGGAACACGCGCCGCGTGTCCTCGCTCATGATCAGGTCGACGTAGCGCTGGCGGTAGCGCTGCTCACGATCCGCCAGCCCGTGATACTTGTCGGGCAGTGGCCGCAACGACTTGGTCAGCAGCCGTGCGCTGTCCATGTTCACGTAGAGATCACCCTTGCCGGAACGCGCCAGCACGCCAGTCGCGCCAACGATATCGCCGATGTCCCACGTCTTTACCTCGGCCAGAGTATCGGTCGGCAGCGTGTCGCGGTTCACGTAGAGCTGGATCTGTCCGCTGGCGTCGGCAATGACCAGGAACGTGCCACGGATACGCATGATGCGACCGGCCACGGCGACCTGACGCCGCACACGTTCAAGCTCCTCGCGATCGTGCCCGGCATGCTCGCGCTGCAGCGCATCCGCGAAATGCTCGCGCCGGAAGTCGTTCGGAAATGCGTTGCGCCTGCCACGGATCGTATCGAGCTTGGCGCGCCGCTCCGCAATCAGACGATTCTCGTCCCTGGGCTGTGCGGCATCGGTGGTGATCATCGTGTGTACTCCGTGCGAATCACAGGCCAGCCTTCAGCGAGGCCTCGATGAAACGATCCAGGTCGCCGTCGAGCACGCCCTGCGTGTTGCTGGTCTCGACGCCGGTGCGCAGATCCTTGATCCGCGACTGGTCGAGCACATAGGAACGGATCTGGCTTCCCCAGCCGATATCGGATTTGCTGTCTTCCAGCGCCTGCAACGCCGCGCTGCGTTTCTGCAGCTCCATTTCATACAGCTTCGCACGCAACTGTTTCATGGCGAAGTCGCGGTTCGCATGCTGCGAGCGCTGCGACTGGCACTGCACGACAATGCCGCTGGGTTCGTGCGTGATGCGCACTGCCGAATCGGTACGGTTCACGTGCTGGCCGCCGGCGCCACTCGCGCGATAGGTATCGACACGCAGGTCTGCCGGATTGATTTCGATCACGATCGAGTCGTCGATCTCCGGCGATACGAAAACCGAAGCGAACGATGTGTGGCGGCGGTTGCCCGAATCGAAAGGAGATTTGCGCACCAGGCGATGCACCCCCGTCTCGGTACGCAGCCAACCGAAAGCGTATTCACCCTGGAAGTGAATCGTCGCGCTCTTGATGCCGGCCACTTCACCAGCGCTGCATTCCATCAGCTCCGTGGCAAAACCCTTGTCCTCACCCCAGCGCAGATACATCCGCAACAGCATTTCTGCCCAATCCTGCGCTTCCGTACCGCCCGAACCCGCCTGGATGTCAACGTATGCGTTGGCGGCGTCGTGTTCGCCGCTGAACATGCGGCGGAACTCCAGCTCTTCGATGCGTCGTGTCAACGACTGCGCATCGCTCTCGAGGGCCGCAAAGGTCTGCTCATCGTTTTCGGCAACCGTGAGCTCGAGCAGTTCAGCCGCATCGTTCAGACCGGCATCGATGGCCTCCAGCGTCTCGACCACGGCGACCAGCGAAGCACGCTCACGACCGAGTTCCTGGGCACGCTCGGGTTCGTCCCAGACGCTGGGTTCGCTCAGTTCGAGCTCTACTTCCTGCAGCCGATCCTTGCGCTGTGCGTAGTCAAAGATACCCCCTGAGGCTCCGCGCGCGCACGCCGAGATCCTTCAAGTGGTTTTGCAGCGCATTGATTTCCATGCCGACGGCTCCGGATGTTGCGGGGTATCAAAAAAGGCGGCGTAGTTTAACCGCCGCCTGCAGCCGGCTCCAGCCGTCTTCGCACCGAAGCGTGCGCGTTGCCGCCAAGCGCGCAGATCGCCGAACCGGCAACCACCGCCAGACACGAAACAACGGCAGTCGTGGTGAGAGAACTCGATGCGAACCACGCAGGCAGCAGTTGCGTACCGGCAACGGCACCGGCCAGCGTCACTACCGGCTGCAATGCCAGCACCGCCCCGACCCGCGATGCATCCCAGCATTTCAGCGCCTCGGCGAAAGAGCCATAACCGACCAGCGTATTCAGCGCCAGGAAACCCAGCAGTGCGAGTTCCCCACGCCCGAGTGTCGCCACGACTCCGGGACTGCTGGCCGGCAGCAGCAGCAAGGCACCGGCGAGGTAGATTCCCATCAGCACGGCCTGTGGAGCCAGATACTGCAGCAACCGCTTCTGCGCCAGCCCATAGGCCGCCCACGCAAGCGCCGCAACCACCATCAGTACGACGCCTACCCCGAACACCTCTGCACCGGTACCGGCAATGCGCAGACGGTCGAAGCAGAAGATCGTGATCCCAGCGAGCAACAGCGCGAACCCGCCCCACTGCAAGGCACCGAAACGCTCGCCGAACAGCCACAGGCTGCCGAGCATCAGCAGGACCGGCGCCACCTGCACCACGACCTGTGCCACCGGAGCCGTGATGTAATGCAGGCTCTGGACGTAGAAAAGCGAATTTCCGACCAGGCCCAACACGGCAATGCCGAACGGCCATGCCACCGTGCGCCAGTCGAAGCGCAACCGGTACAGTCGACCACTGGCAGCAAAGAACGCACCCAGAACCACACCGGCGACCGCGAAGCGAAACCAACTGATCGTCACTGCATCGATATGCGCAACCAGTGGTGTCATCGCAAGCGGTACGGCACCCCACAGCACGGCAGTCGTCAGGGCAAACAGAAAACCGAGCCCGGCGGTGTGTTTCATGAAAAAGGTCCGATCGGCGCGCTGGCGTGCACAGGCGTCTCAGCCCCGGAACGCATTCACAGTCGCGGTGACGGCATCGACTTCGGCAGTCGTCAGCGTCGGGCCTACCGGCAGTGACACCACCTCTCGATGCATCGCCTCGGTCACCGGCCATGATGGCGACCAATAGCCGCGATAGGCATTTTGACGATGCGGCGGAACCGGATAGTGGATCAGCGTCCCGATGCCTTGCCGCTCACAATGCTGCATGAAGGCTTCACGCTGTGCGCAGCGCACCACGAACAGATGCCAGACATGCTCGCCCCGATTCGGGGTATGCGGCAGACGGATCAGCCGGTTGTCGATCCCGTCCAGATAGCG is part of the Pseudomonadales bacterium genome and harbors:
- the lysS gene encoding lysine--tRNA ligase; translation: MITTDAAQPRDENRLIAERRAKLDTIRGRRNAFPNDFRREHFADALQREHAGHDREELERVRRQVAVAGRIMRIRGTFLVIADASGQIQLYVNRDTLPTDTLAEVKTWDIGDIVGATGVLARSGKGDLYVNMDSARLLTKSLRPLPDKYHGLADREQRYRQRYVDLIMSEDTRRVFRTRSRVVDALRDYLTDRDFLEVETPAMQLIPGGAAARPFVTFHHALDLEMFLRIAPELYLKRLVVGGFERVFEIARNFRNEGLSTRHNPEFTMLELYWAYVDYRDAMGLTEGMLREAAVRATGGTLVDYQGEQYDFGQPFERITVFDAILRFNPKLSGDDIASRERARHVAEHLGIEVSASWGLGKIQIEVFEKTVESRLRQPTFVTAYPTEVSPLARCNDEDPFITDRFELFIGGREIANGFSELNDPEDQAARFRAQVAMKEGGDNEAMHYDADYITALEYGMPPTAGVGIGIDRLVMLLTDSPSIRDVLLFPHLRPQG
- the prfB gene encoding peptide chain release factor 2 (programmed frameshift) translates to MEINALQNHLKDLGVRARSLRGYLDYAQRKDRLQEVELELSEPSVWDEPERAQELGRERASLVAVVETLEAIDAGLNDAAELLELTVAENDEQTFAALESDAQSLTRRIEELEFRRMFSGEHDAANAYVDIQAGSGGTEAQDWAEMLLRMYLRWGEDKGFATELMECSAGEVAGIKSATIHFQGEYAFGWLRTETGVHRLVRKSPFDSGNRRHTSFASVFVSPEIDDSIVIEINPADLRVDTYRASGAGGQHVNRTDSAVRITHEPSGIVVQCQSQRSQHANRDFAMKQLRAKLYEMELQKRSAALQALEDSKSDIGWGSQIRSYVLDQSRIKDLRTGVETSNTQGVLDGDLDRFIEASLKAGL
- a CDS encoding DMT family transporter, with the protein product MKHTAGLGFLFALTTAVLWGAVPLAMTPLVAHIDAVTISWFRFAVAGVVLGAFFAASGRLYRLRFDWRTVAWPFGIAVLGLVGNSLFYVQSLHYITAPVAQVVVQVAPVLLMLGSLWLFGERFGALQWGGFALLLAGITIFCFDRLRIAGTGAEVFGVGVVLMVVAALAWAAYGLAQKRLLQYLAPQAVLMGIYLAGALLLLPASSPGVVATLGRGELALLGFLALNTLVGYGSFAEALKCWDASRVGAVLALQPVVTLAGAVAGTQLLPAWFASSSLTTTAVVSCLAVVAGSAICALGGNAHASVRRRLEPAAGGG